A single Eleginops maclovinus isolate JMC-PN-2008 ecotype Puerto Natales chromosome 5, JC_Emac_rtc_rv5, whole genome shotgun sequence DNA region contains:
- the LOC134864976 gene encoding fibrinogen-like protein 1 — protein sequence MLRTTVAFLLHAAASLAAPVPCEEKVINLEAEIQGLKTLINDQHGYIQALHNSQAGQLERIPSSHLGPENLFKDCSEVFANGNMASGLYVIRPHGSPTSLSVYCDMNNGGGWTVFQRRRDGEESFDRAWVEYKHGFGDLYSPDGEFWLGNKVLHNLTSTGNHDLRIDMEDFEGNQRYAEYKNFKVDDEKDQYQLHVGEYTGDAGDALAYLHSPPPVGKKRTGQFLAEELPGSNRIKFSTYDQPNDGNRENSSRCIRHSRSGWWFSRCDSGNLNGHYYRGPYQAMADDGVVWYTWHGWWYSIKSVVMMVRAADLEPPPQVIEDHHGRFQD from the exons ATGCTCAGGACAACAGTGGCTTTTCTTCTTCACGCGGCTGCCTCTTTGGCG GCCCCTGTGCCGTGTGAAGAGAAGGTAATTAATCTGGAAGCAGAAATCCAAGGCCTGAAGACCCTGATCAACGACCAGCATGGCTACATCCAGGCGCTCCACAACAGCCAGGCCGGGCAGCTGGAGCGCATACCCAGCTCCCATCTGGGCCCAGAGAACCTCTTTAAAG actgCTCAGAGGTGTTTGCAAACGGTAACATGGCCAGCGGGCTATATGTGATCCGTCCACACGGCTCCCCCACCTCACTGAGCGTCTACTGTGACATGAACAATGGGGGAGGTTGGACCGTCTtccagaggaggagagatggcGAAGAGAGCtttgacag AGCGTGGGTGGAGTACAAGCATGGGTTTGGTGACCTCTACTCCCCTGATGGAGAATTCTGGCTGGGGAATAAAGTTCTACACAATCTCACCTCcacag GGAACCACGACCTGCGGATCGACATGGAGGACTTTGAGGGTAATCAACGCTATGCCGAGTACAAGAACTTCAAAGTGGACGATGAAAAG GACCAGTACCAGTTACATGTGGGAGAGTACACTGGGGACGCAGGGGATGCCCTGGCTTATTTGCACAGCCCCCCCCCTGTTGGAAAGAAACGGACTGGTCAATTTCTTGCAGAAGAACTCCCTGGGTCAAACAGGATCAAGTTCAGCACCTATGACCAGCCTAATGATGGCAACagggaaaacagcagcaggtgcaTCAGACACAGCCGATCCGGCTGGTGGTTCAGCAG GTGTGATTCAGGCAACCTGAACGGTCACTACTACAGAGGGCCGTACCAAGCCATGGCTGATGACGGGGTGGTGTGGTACACATGGCACGGTTGGTGGTACTCCATCAAATCTGTGGTCATGATGGTGCGAGCCGCTGACCTCGAGCCTCCACCACAGGTCATTGAAGATCATCATGGCCGATTTCAAGACTGA